A single region of the Neotabrizicola shimadae genome encodes:
- a CDS encoding calcium-binding protein, whose product MAVDEYSSISDVRAGISNLVPFGAIVDRILGELSVTDGEPISIDTLGPGDAKAPESDMVVWQRADGTIAISVTGSDNRYTFGTQSDDTVLSNGMVNDLVMLGGGKDIALGGSGNDSLYGGNGRDVLFGQDGDDQIYGGNGNDALSGGAGADALYGGVGVDRLYGDEGADTLYGGDGADALFGGGGSDQMYGGGDGDRMSGGDQSDVMFGGAGSDTMWGDGGLDTLYGGSGMDTLSGGDGSDLLFGAADDDLLRGDAGLDTLYGGGGNDTLYGGLGADALYGGAGNDLLVGGGASDSLLGADGDDRFLAGAGDTVSGGAGFDIVEIGAQESDVTVTTVGARTFITFSDGSIVTVQGVEQIDFDDDDLSL is encoded by the coding sequence ATGGCAGTAGACGAATACTCGAGCATTTCCGACGTACGGGCGGGCATAAGCAACCTGGTTCCTTTCGGAGCCATCGTTGATCGGATCCTTGGTGAGCTGTCCGTCACGGATGGCGAACCCATCTCCATCGACACCCTGGGGCCGGGGGATGCGAAGGCTCCTGAGAGCGATATGGTTGTGTGGCAGCGGGCCGACGGCACGATCGCCATCAGCGTGACAGGCTCTGACAACCGTTACACCTTCGGCACGCAATCCGATGACACCGTTCTTTCGAATGGAATGGTGAACGATCTGGTCATGCTTGGCGGCGGCAAGGACATCGCGCTGGGTGGATCAGGAAACGATTCGCTTTACGGTGGGAATGGACGAGACGTCCTGTTTGGCCAGGATGGCGATGACCAGATATATGGCGGCAATGGAAACGACGCCCTGTCCGGTGGCGCCGGGGCTGATGCGCTTTATGGTGGCGTCGGGGTCGATCGTCTGTATGGCGACGAAGGGGCTGACACGCTCTATGGCGGCGACGGTGCAGACGCGCTGTTCGGCGGGGGTGGTTCCGACCAGATGTACGGCGGTGGGGATGGCGACCGGATGAGCGGCGGCGACCAGTCTGACGTGATGTTCGGTGGCGCCGGAAGCGACACAATGTGGGGTGATGGCGGCCTGGATACACTATATGGTGGGTCCGGAATGGATACCCTGTCGGGCGGTGACGGCAGTGACTTGTTGTTCGGCGCCGCCGATGACGACCTGCTGCGTGGTGATGCCGGTCTCGACACCCTGTATGGCGGCGGCGGGAACGACACGTTGTACGGTGGTCTTGGGGCCGATGCTCTTTACGGCGGCGCAGGCAATGATCTGCTGGTCGGCGGTGGCGCTTCTGACAGCCTGTTGGGTGCTGATGGTGACGACAGATTCCTGGCTGGGGCGGGCGATACCGTCAGCGGCGGGGCCGGCTTCGATATTGTGGAGATCGGCGCCCAGGAATCCGATGTGACCGTAACGACAGTGGGCGCGCGGACATTCATCACCTTCTCGGACGGATCGATCGTCACTGTCCAAGGCGTCGAGCAGATCGACTTCGATGACGACGATCTGAGCCTCTAG
- a CDS encoding glycosyltransferase family 2 protein, producing the protein MDTGAASSILLKRARILIALEKFELARRDISSALASDPLDPELLALSCFVSRTETIEPGEPLFPAHDHAVELLRSLFATPVQRTAALSALDPGKLPLVVDCDLSVTKRLTFVQRTGDQVRLSGGAANDFPQPLGKGMAGGVAVFAVDYFLERSAEEDRSVDIVANDVAKSVRVPALMGRCTMPVATGDEERSVWIIVPVRDGGTALEACLETVLSALDDVQGSCLVIVDDGSQQEATRRLLEEVARRPDVRLLRTAGACGFTAAVNLGLCAVGQGPVLLLNSDTWLPSGVLRRLLAHLDDDGIGTVTPLSNDAGGFSLCGPGRRCAMPPPDICVRLADAAWAGHRGKAIDVPNGNGFCMLISASCLHEVGALSGHYDSGYYEEVDFCLRAGRLGFRNVAAADCFVGHVGSVSYGSAKTRLVAANRRRLARRFPDYGSKYEAFVATDPLEPVRASLLAAVAADWQPVRTEEAPQDLMDFELPDGPSDPLPVPVSVRRLPAALRNRSFERLRLVPEARLSALGLRLRPRLGLAADWQEGRWELRLGTVEDGPIASLSCREAESEDFRSFESLVLSSLTNGETRGFGDAVPI; encoded by the coding sequence GTGGACACAGGCGCTGCTTCGAGCATACTTCTTAAGCGCGCGCGAATCCTGATTGCGCTGGAGAAGTTTGAACTTGCCCGTCGTGACATCAGTTCTGCGCTTGCATCCGATCCTCTGGACCCTGAATTGCTTGCTTTGTCCTGCTTTGTGAGCAGAACTGAGACCATTGAGCCTGGCGAGCCCCTGTTTCCTGCCCATGACCACGCGGTGGAATTACTGCGCAGCCTATTCGCCACTCCGGTCCAGAGGACCGCGGCACTTTCGGCGCTTGATCCCGGCAAGTTGCCTCTGGTTGTGGACTGTGACCTGAGCGTGACGAAACGGCTGACCTTCGTTCAGAGAACCGGAGACCAGGTGAGACTGTCGGGAGGGGCCGCCAATGACTTTCCTCAGCCGCTGGGAAAGGGCATGGCGGGCGGTGTCGCCGTCTTTGCAGTAGATTATTTTCTGGAGCGATCTGCCGAGGAAGACCGGTCTGTGGACATCGTGGCGAACGACGTCGCGAAGTCCGTTCGAGTTCCGGCGCTGATGGGGCGGTGCACGATGCCCGTTGCAACCGGTGACGAGGAGCGATCTGTCTGGATCATTGTTCCGGTTCGGGATGGCGGCACAGCACTGGAGGCATGTCTAGAGACGGTTCTTTCCGCCTTGGATGATGTGCAGGGAAGCTGTCTGGTTATCGTCGACGACGGATCGCAGCAAGAGGCCACGCGCCGACTTCTTGAAGAGGTTGCGCGCCGGCCTGATGTCAGGCTGCTTCGCACCGCTGGGGCCTGTGGCTTTACCGCTGCAGTGAACCTGGGTCTATGCGCCGTGGGGCAGGGGCCGGTGCTTTTGCTGAACTCGGACACATGGTTGCCGTCAGGTGTGCTGCGGCGCCTGCTGGCGCATTTGGATGACGACGGCATCGGCACTGTGACCCCGCTGTCCAACGATGCAGGCGGTTTCTCTCTGTGTGGCCCCGGTCGCCGCTGTGCGATGCCGCCGCCTGACATCTGCGTTCGGCTGGCGGATGCGGCTTGGGCAGGTCATCGCGGGAAAGCCATTGATGTTCCTAACGGGAATGGCTTCTGCATGTTGATATCGGCCTCGTGTTTGCACGAGGTGGGTGCCCTGTCCGGGCATTATGACAGCGGCTACTATGAGGAAGTCGACTTCTGCCTGCGCGCCGGCCGTCTTGGGTTCAGGAATGTTGCCGCCGCCGACTGCTTTGTGGGGCATGTTGGATCGGTCTCTTACGGTTCGGCCAAGACGAGGCTGGTTGCTGCCAATCGGCGGCGGCTGGCGCGGCGGTTTCCCGACTATGGCAGCAAATACGAGGCCTTCGTCGCAACAGACCCTCTTGAGCCGGTCAGGGCGTCTCTGCTGGCTGCGGTAGCCGCTGACTGGCAGCCCGTGCGGACGGAAGAGGCGCCGCAGGATCTGATGGATTTCGAACTGCCCGATGGACCGAGTGACCCGCTTCCGGTTCCAGTTTCCGTGCGACGATTGCCGGCGGCGCTGCGCAACCGCAGTTTCGAGCGGCTTCGCCTAGTGCCGGAGGCACGCTTGTCGGCGTTGGGGCTTCGGCTTCGTCCGCGCCTTGGACTTGCGGCGGATTGGCAGGAAGGTCGGTGGGAACTGCGTTTGGGCACGGTTGAGGACGGGCCTATCGCGAGCCTTTCTTGCCGGGAAGCCGAATCGGAAGACTTCCGGTCGTTCGAGTCCTTGGTTCTTTCAAGCCTGACGAACGGCGAAACCCGCGGCTTCGGCGATGCCGTTCCGATCTGA
- a CDS encoding glycosyltransferase family 2 protein yields MPFRSECRFIAPGVLRGYVEMVDEPTRHWHVGLFVDNELQGTCLSDLPLTLTEEGNGASAFEFNLVTERLADAEELCVKVLNTGHVIARFAPSDLLSWREGANAGPVGFVRHAQGLVISGVIENAVTELPAYEIVALEGDRVVGRTRLFRWQHVGAGDSAVGRAAAFDLFLEPDLADGRVHLLHVETSTGLSLSGSPLEIIVWPNRLREELLTKAAGGLREARRRRADLMLDRLLGSSMPVSAYASAYPELGRPVLPGAPDGSIGSDGAWRRVGTTGWVICHHHIVQPLPEFGARLEAALETASERPRLIGGDLAVRLPDEQIHPLLFPAFDLERLMEQGHSTLCFAVPAEAVEGTAALSLAELMLGWLAAEGQPLRRTAILHVPHPAGLLSEDDLVASCAARGEALAAALRGCTMLPAGTTVAAVEPPGPRAPRFPSIRLGRPVRERSVSIVVPTRNRGEMLNNAVKGLIESNPGFELDIVVVDNGSTEPGTLAVLDALEQSGVRILEFGEGFNYALINNLAVEHVRHEQICFMNNDVAFPEPGVLVELCSRLAAPDVGAAGPLMTRASDIVQHGGVVLGPWHGAVHAFEDRMLGDPGYGEMLRVAGETSAVTGAFLLTRRSLFEKLGGFDELAFPVNFNDVDYCLRLWEAGHRVVFSPHVRIYHFESVSRGREAATPAALRMQRELACLRARWREALLDDPQYHPMWGVDCLPYRALSMTHRAPAARHAGARPSASLPGWL; encoded by the coding sequence ATGCCGTTCCGATCTGAATGCCGGTTCATCGCGCCCGGGGTCCTGCGCGGATATGTCGAGATGGTGGATGAGCCGACACGCCATTGGCATGTGGGTCTGTTCGTGGACAACGAATTGCAGGGAACTTGCCTGTCGGACCTTCCCTTGACCCTGACGGAAGAAGGCAATGGTGCAAGTGCGTTCGAGTTCAACCTCGTGACGGAGCGGCTTGCCGATGCCGAGGAACTCTGCGTCAAGGTTCTCAACACAGGGCATGTGATCGCCCGCTTTGCGCCTTCGGACCTTTTGTCGTGGCGCGAAGGCGCCAACGCTGGACCGGTCGGGTTTGTCCGGCATGCGCAGGGGCTGGTCATTTCCGGCGTCATCGAGAATGCCGTTACCGAGCTGCCCGCCTATGAGATCGTCGCCCTTGAGGGCGACCGGGTCGTCGGTCGAACCCGCCTGTTCCGGTGGCAGCACGTCGGCGCCGGGGACAGTGCCGTCGGCCGGGCGGCGGCGTTTGACCTGTTCCTCGAGCCCGACCTGGCGGATGGGCGAGTTCATCTCTTGCATGTCGAGACCTCGACCGGGCTTTCGCTTTCCGGAAGCCCGCTTGAGATCATTGTGTGGCCGAACCGCCTTCGGGAGGAGCTTTTGACCAAGGCCGCGGGCGGTTTGCGAGAGGCGAGGCGCCGGAGGGCGGACCTGATGCTGGATCGCCTGCTGGGGTCGAGCATGCCGGTATCCGCCTATGCCTCGGCCTATCCGGAACTGGGGCGGCCGGTTCTTCCGGGGGCCCCGGACGGATCCATTGGCAGCGACGGTGCCTGGCGGCGCGTTGGAACGACCGGATGGGTGATTTGCCATCACCATATTGTCCAGCCGCTGCCCGAATTCGGGGCGCGGCTGGAAGCGGCACTGGAGACCGCCAGTGAGCGGCCGCGCCTGATCGGAGGGGATCTGGCGGTACGGTTGCCGGACGAGCAGATCCATCCGTTGCTTTTCCCGGCTTTCGACCTGGAGCGGCTCATGGAACAGGGACATTCGACCCTGTGCTTTGCCGTGCCGGCAGAAGCGGTGGAGGGGACGGCTGCCCTGTCCCTGGCCGAACTGATGCTGGGCTGGCTGGCGGCCGAAGGACAGCCGCTGCGGCGAACGGCGATCCTGCATGTGCCTCACCCGGCCGGCCTGTTGTCCGAGGACGATCTTGTCGCGAGTTGTGCCGCCCGCGGTGAAGCCTTGGCTGCGGCCCTGCGCGGTTGCACGATGCTTCCGGCTGGTACGACGGTTGCCGCGGTGGAGCCGCCCGGACCGCGCGCGCCGCGCTTTCCGTCGATCCGGCTCGGTCGGCCGGTTCGCGAACGCTCGGTGAGTATCGTCGTTCCGACACGGAACCGCGGTGAGATGCTGAACAACGCGGTGAAGGGGCTGATCGAAAGCAATCCGGGCTTCGAACTGGATATCGTGGTGGTGGACAATGGCTCTACCGAGCCCGGAACGCTGGCCGTCCTGGACGCGCTGGAGCAGAGCGGGGTTCGCATTCTCGAGTTTGGCGAGGGCTTCAACTACGCGCTCATCAACAACCTGGCGGTGGAACACGTCCGTCACGAACAGATCTGCTTCATGAACAATGACGTGGCCTTTCCCGAGCCGGGTGTCCTGGTCGAACTGTGCAGCCGTCTGGCCGCCCCGGATGTCGGCGCCGCCGGGCCACTGATGACGCGCGCGTCCGACATTGTTCAGCATGGCGGCGTGGTCCTGGGCCCCTGGCATGGCGCTGTCCATGCCTTCGAGGACCGCATGCTGGGCGACCCCGGATATGGCGAGATGTTGCGCGTGGCCGGCGAGACGAGTGCCGTCACAGGGGCCTTCCTTCTGACGCGGCGCAGCCTGTTCGAGAAACTGGGCGGCTTCGACGAGCTGGCCTTCCCGGTGAACTTCAACGATGTCGACTATTGCCTCCGGTTGTGGGAGGCGGGTCATCGCGTGGTGTTTTCGCCGCATGTTCGCATCTACCACTTTGAATCTGTGAGCCGCGGGCGCGAAGCCGCAACTCCGGCCGCCCTGCGAATGCAGCGCGAACTGGCCTGCCTGCGCGCCCGCTGGCGCGAGGCGCTTCTGGACGATCCGCAGTACCATCCGATGTGGGGGGTGGATTGCCTGCCATACCGCGCGCTTTCGATGACACACCGCGCCCCGGCCGCCCGCCATGCCGGCGCGCGGCCCTCGGCGTCCCTGCCTGGGTGGCTTTGA
- a CDS encoding class I SAM-dependent methyltransferase has translation MDRAEPRTGTAAPLTRRPVLYNLGSGPRRLLSRMPKDGPFAGWSEVTVDLDPGNHPDIVADIADLSGAVADGAADLIWCSHVLEHFHDHQIPAVLAGFLRILAPDGAAVIRVPDLAQVMRRLDETDLERVLYTSPAGPVSVLDVIYGHRASVEAGNLFMAHRTGFTEVSLARRMLEAGFEEVQTHVGDAMDFWAVGYIGSAANLKLIGQLIGPAQK, from the coding sequence ATGGACCGAGCAGAACCCCGAACCGGCACCGCCGCCCCCCTGACGCGCCGCCCGGTGCTGTACAACCTTGGCTCGGGGCCGCGGCGGCTGTTGTCGCGGATGCCGAAGGACGGCCCCTTCGCCGGATGGTCCGAGGTGACGGTCGATCTGGATCCCGGCAATCATCCCGACATCGTGGCGGACATCGCCGACCTTTCGGGCGCGGTGGCGGACGGGGCGGCAGACCTGATCTGGTGCAGCCATGTGCTGGAGCATTTCCACGACCACCAGATCCCGGCGGTGCTGGCCGGCTTCCTGCGCATTCTTGCGCCGGACGGGGCCGCGGTGATCCGCGTGCCCGACCTGGCCCAGGTGATGCGGCGGCTGGACGAGACCGATCTGGAGCGGGTGCTGTACACGTCACCGGCCGGCCCGGTCTCGGTGCTTGACGTGATCTATGGCCACCGCGCCTCGGTCGAGGCCGGTAATCTCTTCATGGCCCACCGCACCGGATTCACCGAAGTCTCGCTGGCCCGCAGGATGCTGGAAGCTGGTTTCGAGGAAGTGCAGACCCACGTGGGTGATGCGATGGATTTCTGGGCGGTGGGCTATATTGGCTCTGCCGCTAATTTGAAACTTATCGGTCAGCTAATTGGGCCCGCGCAAAAGTAG
- a CDS encoding glycosyltransferase family 4 protein, producing MTSAPPMRVAIVSHAHPSVSKGGAEIAAYTLFRGLQDLGVPSLFIAAVPQAALDRVSLASADEHVLPYDPAQFDHVLLLGRPAMSTALVRLLRDQNASVINFHHYLNFGIGAVRQVKAQTGLPVVFTLHEYLAICAHHGQMITRPARNLCEAASPEACAACFPEHGREGMTTRRDLMFDVLSRCDGFVSPSRFLIDRYVAWGLPAEKFSLIENGLIDTAPPPERAPRSADDPITFAYFGQINPFKGVDVLLNAVDSLAARPDLAGRFRVRIHGNVIGVTPAFEQRLARAIETYDFLEVPGPYDNRQVRRLMSAADYVMVPSTWWENSPVVIQEAYAARRPVICSGIGGMAEKVVDGVTGHHFRVGDAKDLARVMEGAIKEAGRPERQAALARPSSHAEMAKEYLSCLNGASTPEPSPTPSKKAPIHRQDEVSQAMNQKFKSSRRRVGNVVR from the coding sequence TTGACCTCCGCTCCTCCGATGCGCGTCGCCATTGTGTCCCACGCCCATCCATCGGTGTCCAAGGGCGGCGCCGAAATCGCGGCGTATACGCTGTTCCGAGGGTTGCAGGACCTCGGCGTCCCGTCACTCTTCATCGCCGCTGTTCCGCAAGCCGCGCTTGACCGTGTCTCCCTCGCCTCCGCGGACGAGCATGTCCTTCCCTACGATCCGGCCCAGTTCGACCATGTCCTCCTGCTGGGGCGGCCCGCGATGTCCACCGCCCTGGTCCGGCTCCTGCGCGATCAGAACGCCAGCGTGATCAACTTCCACCACTATCTCAACTTCGGCATCGGCGCCGTCCGGCAGGTCAAGGCACAGACCGGCCTGCCCGTGGTGTTCACCCTGCACGAATACCTCGCCATCTGCGCCCACCACGGCCAGATGATCACCCGCCCCGCCCGCAACCTGTGCGAAGCAGCCTCGCCCGAAGCCTGCGCCGCCTGCTTTCCCGAACATGGCCGCGAAGGAATGACCACCCGGCGTGATCTCATGTTCGATGTCTTGTCGCGCTGTGACGGCTTCGTTTCGCCCAGCCGGTTCCTCATCGACCGCTATGTCGCCTGGGGTCTGCCGGCCGAGAAGTTCTCGCTGATCGAGAACGGCCTCATCGACACCGCCCCCCCGCCCGAACGCGCCCCGCGCAGTGCCGATGATCCGATCACCTTCGCCTATTTCGGCCAGATCAACCCGTTCAAGGGCGTGGATGTCCTGCTCAATGCCGTGGACAGTCTCGCCGCCCGCCCCGACCTAGCCGGCCGGTTCCGCGTCCGCATCCACGGCAATGTCATCGGCGTCACGCCCGCCTTCGAACAGCGCCTCGCCCGCGCGATCGAGACCTACGACTTCCTCGAAGTGCCCGGCCCCTACGACAACCGCCAGGTCCGCCGCCTGATGTCCGCGGCCGACTATGTCATGGTGCCCTCGACCTGGTGGGAGAACTCCCCCGTGGTGATCCAGGAAGCCTACGCCGCCCGCCGCCCCGTGATCTGCTCGGGCATCGGAGGGATGGCCGAGAAGGTGGTGGACGGCGTGACCGGCCACCATTTCCGGGTGGGCGACGCAAAGGATCTTGCGCGGGTGATGGAGGGGGCGATTAAGGAAGCCGGCCGACCAGAACGACAAGCGGCCCTCGCTCGACCGTCAAGCCATGCCGAAATGGCGAAGGAGTACCTCTCCTGCCTCAATGGAGCTTCAACTCCCGAGCCGTCCCCAACGCCATCGAAGAAGGCTCCGATTCATCGGCAGGATGAGGTCAGCCAAGCCATGAACCAGAAATTTAAGTCAAGCCGGAGGAGAGTTGGAAATGTCGTTCGGTGA